A stretch of the Neptunomonas phycophila genome encodes the following:
- a CDS encoding ABC transporter permease yields the protein MLVKIALASSWSRRHVLSMIVLSIALSVALLLAVEQVRSEVRNSFNRSVAGTDLIVGARGGELQLMLYSIFHIGQASNTISWKSFELIRDNPNVEWALPISLGDSHKGFRVVGTDAKLFDYFKVGRDEALVFKEGKRFSDLFDTVIGADVAKKLNYRIGQSITLSHGMGATSFSEHDDRPFTIVGILESTGTPVDQSVYVSSEAIEAIHVGWQSGTRIRGQTVSESDIRDMSLTPKLITAVLVGVKSKLSTFTLQRLINDYKGEPLQAVLPGVALQQLWQLIRIAENALFVVSICVVISGFVGMLSVLLTSLSSRRKEMAILRAVGAKPRHLVGLLMMESAMVTLLGTVLGTVMAAIGLLVSAPWLESQFGFHLGGVSSIVSTLPMLALVLALGALIGIWPGYRAYRQTAHDGLTER from the coding sequence ATGTTGGTTAAGATTGCATTGGCTAGTAGTTGGAGCCGTCGTCATGTTTTATCCATGATTGTTTTATCGATAGCCCTGTCTGTCGCGCTTTTATTGGCCGTTGAACAAGTACGCTCAGAAGTACGCAATAGTTTTAATCGCTCAGTTGCCGGCACCGATCTCATCGTAGGGGCTCGTGGTGGTGAGTTGCAGTTGATGCTTTACTCTATTTTTCATATTGGCCAAGCCTCCAACACAATTTCGTGGAAATCCTTTGAGTTAATTCGAGATAACCCCAATGTAGAGTGGGCATTGCCTATATCGCTGGGCGACTCCCACAAAGGATTTAGAGTGGTGGGTACGGACGCCAAGCTATTTGATTATTTTAAAGTTGGTCGCGATGAGGCGTTAGTTTTTAAAGAGGGCAAGCGGTTTTCAGACCTATTCGATACGGTCATCGGAGCCGATGTGGCCAAAAAATTGAATTACCGCATTGGCCAATCCATTACTCTTTCTCATGGTATGGGAGCAACCAGCTTTTCTGAACATGACGACCGACCGTTTACTATTGTTGGGATTTTAGAATCGACAGGCACCCCTGTTGATCAATCTGTTTATGTCAGTTCCGAGGCAATAGAAGCCATTCATGTTGGGTGGCAATCCGGCACTCGCATTCGAGGGCAAACGGTGAGTGAGTCTGATATTCGTGATATGTCATTGACGCCTAAACTCATTACCGCTGTCTTAGTTGGTGTGAAGTCTAAGCTGAGCACTTTTACGTTACAGCGTCTTATCAACGACTATAAAGGTGAGCCGCTTCAAGCTGTATTACCGGGTGTTGCGTTACAACAGTTGTGGCAACTGATCCGCATTGCTGAAAACGCGCTGTTTGTCGTGTCTATTTGTGTGGTTATCAGTGGATTTGTGGGTATGCTCTCGGTATTGTTAACCAGCTTATCTTCCCGTCGTAAAGAAATGGCCATTTTACGAGCCGTAGGGGCTAAGCCAAGGCATCTAGTTGGTTTGTTAATGATGGAATCGGCGATGGTAACCTTGTTAGGAACTGTTCTCGGGACGGTTATGGCCGCCATTGGGTTGCTCGTAAGCGCGCCGTGGCTGGAATCACAATTTGGCTTTCACTTAGGTGGGGTTTCATCCATTGTCTCTACGTTGCCTATGCTGGCGCTTGTGTTAGCCTTGGGGGCTTTAATCGGTATATGGCCTGGCTATCGAGCGTATCGTCAAACAGCGCACGATGGATTAACTGAACGATAG
- a CDS encoding ABC transporter ATP-binding protein, giving the protein MPAVVVKDLKFSWRGGSNLLDIPRFDLDTGDRVFLHGPSGSGKSTLLNLLTGMLLPQQGSIHISGTDIASLSGARRDQYRADKIGFIFQTLNLLPYLSLTDNVAMACRFSETKEAYAVSQHGSVGKAAAYFLERLGLAEPLQRNAKVTELSVGQQQRVAVARALIGSPSLIIADEPTSALDKQAREQFVAILNELVSDLNTTLIMVSHDEALASSFKRSVPLTQLNEVTRLESKVGQSYVG; this is encoded by the coding sequence ATGCCAGCGGTAGTGGTTAAGGATTTGAAGTTCTCGTGGCGCGGCGGATCTAATCTGTTAGATATACCGCGTTTCGATCTGGACACAGGTGATAGGGTATTTTTGCACGGCCCATCGGGGAGTGGAAAAAGCACCTTACTTAATCTGCTAACCGGCATGCTGCTACCGCAGCAAGGAAGCATTCACATTAGTGGAACAGATATAGCCAGTTTGTCAGGGGCACGGCGTGATCAATATCGTGCGGATAAAATTGGCTTTATCTTTCAAACCTTAAATTTATTACCGTACTTATCCCTAACTGATAATGTTGCAATGGCTTGTCGTTTCTCGGAAACGAAAGAAGCTTACGCTGTAAGTCAGCACGGTTCTGTGGGCAAGGCTGCCGCTTATTTTTTAGAGCGTTTAGGCTTAGCCGAGCCACTGCAGCGTAATGCCAAAGTAACCGAACTGTCTGTAGGGCAGCAGCAGCGTGTAGCTGTCGCACGGGCGCTGATTGGTTCACCATCGTTAATTATCGCTGACGAACCGACGTCTGCGCTTGATAAGCAAGCGCGTGAGCAGTTTGTTGCAATACTCAATGAGCTCGTCAGTGATTTAAACACTACGTTAATTATGGTGAGTCATGATGAAGCGCTAGCCTCTTCGTTTAAGCGCAGCGTACCTCTTACCCAATTAAATGAAGTAACACGGCTTGAGTCTAAGGTAGGTCAATCGTATGTTGGTTAA
- a CDS encoding ZrgA family zinc uptake protein, translating into MGSLKVNALRNNTAKVRHLLAILGVAVSAGAVAGEAHEHGKVALTLAIEEGNVEVSWRSPAVNLVGFEHQPKTPEEKQKVEQTLLNLKQGYEQIVLPESALCLLKEADIDTTLAAHTEGHDHDDHDHEEHDDHDHDDHDHEEHDDHGHDDHDHEKHDDHDHDDHDHEKHDDHEEHDHDGHADFSAKYTFECRYPEHLKQIEVNLMPSYPGIDEIRYQAITPAGQTGGSLTQGNTVIVF; encoded by the coding sequence ATGGGTTCATTAAAAGTAAATGCGCTAAGAAACAATACAGCGAAAGTACGTCATCTGCTTGCAATACTGGGTGTAGCTGTCTCTGCGGGTGCGGTAGCTGGCGAGGCACATGAGCATGGTAAAGTAGCACTCACATTGGCCATCGAAGAGGGTAACGTAGAAGTGAGTTGGCGCTCTCCTGCTGTTAACCTTGTTGGCTTTGAGCATCAGCCAAAAACTCCTGAAGAAAAGCAGAAAGTTGAGCAAACCTTATTAAACTTAAAACAAGGTTACGAACAAATCGTACTACCTGAGTCAGCACTGTGTTTATTAAAAGAGGCTGATATCGACACCACCTTAGCCGCTCATACTGAAGGTCACGATCACGACGACCACGACCATGAGGAGCATGACGACCACGATCACGACGACCATGACCATGAGGAGCATGACGACCACGGTCACGACGACCATGACCATGAAAAGCATGATGACCATGACCACGACGATCATGACCATGAAAAGCATGACGACCACGAGGAGCATGATCACGATGGCCATGCCGATTTTTCAGCTAAATATACTTTTGAGTGTCGTTACCCTGAACATCTGAAGCAAATTGAGGTCAATTTGATGCCGAGTTACCCTGGTATTGATGAAATTCGTTATCAAGCCATTACTCCCGCAGGTCAAACTGGCGGGTCATTAACTCAAGGTAATACGGTTATCGTTTTTTAA
- a CDS encoding GIY-YIG nuclease family protein, which yields MTDNSSHSQNWYVYILLCADASLYTGITTNCERRVNEHNSNDKLAAKYTRVRRPVTLVWSEPHQDRSAASSREYHIKRLSRAQKLQLIHSHQSCQ from the coding sequence ATGACTGACAACAGTAGCCATTCCCAAAATTGGTATGTTTATATACTGCTTTGTGCGGATGCTAGCCTATACACAGGTATTACAACTAACTGCGAGCGTCGGGTTAATGAACATAACAGCAACGATAAGTTGGCTGCGAAATACACACGTGTGCGGCGCCCAGTAACCTTGGTGTGGAGCGAGCCGCATCAGGATAGGTCGGCGGCTTCATCGCGCGAATATCATATAAAGCGCTTAAGTCGTGCTCAAAAGTTGCAACTAATCCACAGTCATCAATCTTGCCAATAA
- the nhaD gene encoding sodium:proton antiporter NhaD yields MHTLLLLLAGIAFLMIVLEDVIHLNKAKSTLFLGTLAWLLLFLFPDQGVEAADIQLMLNENLLEIASLWLFLMAAMTFVAYLNHHGLIETLIYKFLPSRIGEKSLIFMVAIFSFIFSSLSDNITATLVSVALVLSLKLPPHKTLKFAVMVVFAVNSGGVSLITGDVTTLMIFLDNKVAIQDLLWLSLPSFVSVMLLASMLSFGLSGELLIDGGARTHDRVGMSIAIIFLATIISTILLNIIAGVPPVLTFLFGLSIMFLIGRFFHKQDSREDMLDYIRAIEFDTLLFFLGILLLVGMLKEIGVLDNLVTIYEVLPPIHANFVMGLLSSLVDNVPLTAALLKADPAMTEASWLSLTYAVGVGGSLLVIGSAAGIVAMSKVAEVTFISYLKYTLFLLIAYLVGYAGSLVIGDIVFG; encoded by the coding sequence ATGCATACGCTTTTACTATTACTGGCAGGCATCGCCTTTTTGATGATTGTGCTGGAAGATGTCATCCATCTTAACAAAGCTAAATCCACTTTATTCTTAGGTACGCTGGCTTGGTTGCTGTTATTTCTATTCCCGGATCAAGGCGTAGAAGCAGCTGATATACAACTCATGCTCAATGAGAACCTACTAGAAATCGCCAGCTTATGGCTTTTCCTTATGGCCGCGATGACCTTTGTTGCCTACCTAAACCATCACGGCTTGATAGAAACCCTCATCTATAAGTTTTTACCTTCACGTATTGGTGAGAAAAGCTTAATTTTTATGGTGGCGATTTTTTCTTTCATCTTTTCTTCGTTATCTGACAACATCACTGCCACATTGGTCTCTGTCGCATTAGTGTTATCACTTAAACTCCCCCCTCATAAAACGCTTAAATTTGCCGTGATGGTGGTGTTTGCCGTTAACTCTGGTGGTGTATCGTTAATCACTGGTGATGTAACCACATTAATGATTTTTTTAGATAACAAAGTGGCCATTCAAGATTTGCTGTGGTTGTCACTCCCCTCATTCGTGAGTGTGATGTTACTCGCCTCTATGCTGTCATTTGGGCTCAGCGGCGAGCTCTTAATTGATGGCGGTGCCCGCACGCATGACAGAGTGGGCATGTCGATTGCCATCATCTTTTTGGCCACCATTATTTCTACTATTTTACTGAATATAATTGCAGGAGTTCCTCCGGTTTTAACCTTCCTCTTTGGTTTATCGATCATGTTCTTGATTGGCCGTTTTTTTCATAAGCAAGACAGTCGAGAAGACATGCTTGATTACATCCGCGCCATTGAGTTTGATACGCTGCTCTTCTTTTTAGGGATTTTATTACTAGTTGGTATGCTCAAAGAAATTGGGGTATTGGATAACCTCGTTACTATTTACGAAGTGCTACCGCCGATTCATGCAAACTTTGTAATGGGGCTACTGTCATCATTAGTCGATAACGTGCCATTAACAGCTGCCTTACTAAAAGCAGACCCAGCCATGACTGAAGCCAGTTGGTTATCGTTAACTTACGCGGTGGGGGTTGGCGGTTCTTTGCTAGTCATAGGCTCTGCCGCCGGCATTGTCGCTATGAGTAAAGTTGCAGAGGTTACCTTTATTAGTTACCTCAAATACACGCTCTTCTTACTCATTGCTTATTTGGTGGGCTATGCCGGTAGCTTGGTGATTGGCGATATAGTGTTTGGATAA
- a CDS encoding DNA polymerase II codes for MTAVTAIRGFIIARHQQDQNHTLQLRYWVRHDAGVSLISIDHQETVFFVCDENVDDIRLICRGLKGWRLKKLSLTDLNYKGVHGLYTRSLRIQREIIERLTRHAIAMMEEDIRPVDRYLMERFIFGGVEVFLQPGLPPKLRPTDYKPSLTVLSVDIETTMRADLIHSIGCYQAIYSPNSDAISLDSDGGVTQSCLLERVVLMRGVGNNTELIRYFPDERTLLKAWVELVKNIDPDLLIGWNVVGFDFKVLAQRAQALKVPLTIGRDQQPLQVVQSGQGKWYARIEGRNVLDGIDTLKNATFHFESYSLESVAQSLFKRGKLITHPNDRGEEIQRLYREDQPALARYNLEDCKLVWDIFVETRLIEYLIERTRLTGLSLDKVGGSAAAFDFQYLPRLHRHGYVGPEYASGASGLDAPGGFVMESLPGLYRNVLVLDFKSLYPSIIRTFKVDPCGLAEGLKASSDDTGLVPGFNQAVFSRNPSILPTIIEELWAARDQAKKRENKPLSQAIKIIMNAFYGVLGSNVCRFFDQRLAGSITLRGHQILQQTRDEIEQAFGYQVIYGDTDSVFVLLDDACKEEEAADKGNELAVYLNAWWSEQVQSRFRIESHLELEYETHYSRFLMPRMRHSEKGSKKRYAGLLRSTNGDTHMVFKGLENVRSDWTPLARELQRTLYEAVFRDQPYKEYIQMLIKQLRASELDDQLVYRRRLRQPLSDYIRMKPPHVQAALKAEAEQSKYERPVLYQPGMHVSYIMTVNGPEPVEYRRSAIDYEHYIEKQIMPVVDGILCFLDDSFEALTSQQVDLFS; via the coding sequence GTGACCGCTGTTACCGCTATACGTGGCTTTATTATTGCCCGCCATCAGCAAGATCAAAACCATACGCTCCAACTTCGTTACTGGGTTCGTCATGACGCCGGAGTATCGTTGATATCTATTGATCACCAGGAAACGGTTTTTTTTGTCTGCGATGAGAATGTGGACGATATTCGCTTGATCTGTAGAGGCTTGAAGGGGTGGCGGCTTAAAAAGCTCTCGTTAACGGATTTGAATTATAAAGGCGTGCACGGGTTATATACGCGCTCTCTTCGAATACAGCGCGAGATCATAGAGCGGCTTACACGACACGCTATCGCCATGATGGAAGAAGATATCCGCCCAGTAGATCGTTACTTAATGGAGCGTTTTATCTTTGGCGGTGTAGAGGTGTTTCTACAACCCGGATTACCCCCTAAGCTGCGCCCGACGGATTACAAACCCTCTTTAACCGTTTTGTCTGTCGACATCGAAACCACCATGCGAGCAGATCTGATTCATTCAATTGGCTGCTATCAAGCGATCTATTCTCCAAACTCAGACGCTATCTCATTAGATAGTGATGGAGGCGTGACTCAATCTTGCCTCCTCGAGCGAGTGGTATTAATGAGAGGGGTTGGTAACAACACAGAACTCATCCGCTATTTCCCTGATGAGCGCACATTACTTAAAGCTTGGGTGGAGTTAGTAAAAAACATTGATCCTGATTTGTTGATTGGTTGGAACGTAGTTGGTTTCGATTTTAAAGTTTTGGCCCAGCGGGCTCAGGCATTGAAAGTGCCGTTAACCATCGGGCGAGATCAACAACCTTTGCAGGTCGTGCAGTCAGGGCAAGGGAAATGGTATGCCAGAATAGAAGGGCGCAATGTCCTAGATGGAATTGATACGTTAAAAAACGCGACGTTTCATTTTGAAAGTTATAGCCTCGAATCTGTCGCTCAGAGCCTATTTAAACGGGGTAAGCTGATAACGCATCCTAATGACAGAGGCGAGGAGATTCAGCGCTTATACCGTGAAGATCAACCCGCATTAGCGCGCTATAACTTAGAAGATTGTAAGTTGGTTTGGGATATTTTTGTTGAAACGCGTCTTATTGAATACCTAATAGAGCGGACTCGGTTGACTGGCCTGTCGTTGGATAAAGTGGGAGGCTCAGCGGCTGCTTTCGATTTTCAGTACTTACCACGGTTGCATCGACATGGGTATGTAGGCCCCGAATATGCTAGTGGTGCGAGTGGGCTGGATGCGCCGGGCGGCTTTGTTATGGAGTCTTTGCCTGGCTTGTATCGAAATGTGTTGGTGCTCGACTTTAAGAGTCTGTACCCCAGTATCATCCGTACATTTAAAGTAGACCCATGTGGCTTAGCTGAAGGTCTTAAAGCTTCGTCTGATGACACAGGGCTTGTGCCAGGTTTTAATCAAGCGGTTTTTAGTCGAAACCCATCTATATTACCCACCATTATTGAAGAGTTGTGGGCGGCGCGCGATCAAGCTAAAAAGCGTGAGAACAAACCACTGTCCCAAGCCATAAAAATTATCATGAACGCGTTTTATGGTGTGCTGGGTTCTAATGTGTGTCGCTTTTTTGATCAACGCCTAGCCGGTTCAATTACATTGCGTGGCCATCAAATTCTGCAGCAAACCCGCGATGAAATAGAGCAGGCGTTTGGCTATCAAGTTATCTATGGAGATACGGACTCTGTCTTTGTTCTGTTAGATGATGCTTGCAAAGAAGAAGAGGCTGCCGACAAAGGCAACGAGCTGGCGGTGTACTTGAATGCTTGGTGGTCAGAACAGGTTCAGTCACGTTTCCGTATAGAAAGTCATTTAGAGCTAGAGTATGAAACGCATTACAGCCGTTTTCTCATGCCGCGCATGCGTCACTCTGAAAAAGGTAGTAAAAAACGCTATGCCGGTTTGTTGCGCTCCACAAATGGCGATACTCACATGGTTTTTAAAGGGCTGGAAAATGTTCGCTCCGACTGGACTCCTTTAGCACGCGAGTTACAACGCACATTGTACGAAGCAGTATTTCGTGATCAGCCTTATAAAGAATACATTCAAATGCTGATCAAACAACTACGAGCGTCTGAGTTAGATGACCAATTGGTTTATCGACGCCGCCTACGCCAGCCGCTTAGTGATTATATCCGTATGAAACCTCCGCATGTACAAGCGGCACTGAAAGCTGAAGCCGAGCAAAGTAAGTATGAAAGGCCCGTTTTGTATCAGCCTGGCATGCATGTGAGCTATATTATGACGGTCAATGGCCCAGAACCCGTTGAATATCGACGCTCGGCTATTGATTACGAGCATTATATAGAAAAGCAAATTATGCCCGTTGTTGATGGGATTCTGTGCTTTTTGGATGACAGCTTTGAAGCACTTACTTCCCAGCAAGTCGATTTGTTTTCTTAA
- a CDS encoding bile acid:sodium symporter family protein, translated as MVIQLFPLWAVLLSVVAFFLPALFVDLKAYIVPLLTLIMLAMGLTLSLSDFKRVLQKKSAVVVGVALQFLVMPVAAYAVATVWGFDSDLTVGMLLVGSVAGGTSSNVMCYLAKGDTALSISMTAISTLLGVVLTPVLVSLMIGQSVDVPVAGMLLSLVKIVLIPVGLGVLINTFLPGVVKKSEPAFPYVSMFAIVLIIAIVVALSAPKLADIGLVVAAAVVLHNTIGLVLGYWVTFLLGFDARVCRTIAFEVGLQNSGLAAALAIKFFTPMAALPGTVFSVWHNISGSLLASYWSRRPLVETPETNASKSDVTS; from the coding sequence ATGGTTATCCAGCTATTCCCTTTATGGGCTGTTTTATTATCGGTTGTTGCATTCTTTCTACCAGCCTTATTCGTTGACTTAAAAGCTTATATCGTTCCTTTGCTAACCCTTATTATGTTGGCAATGGGCTTAACCTTGAGCCTTTCTGACTTTAAGCGTGTTTTGCAAAAGAAGAGTGCTGTTGTAGTGGGTGTGGCGCTTCAATTTTTAGTCATGCCTGTCGCGGCTTATGCTGTTGCTACTGTGTGGGGCTTTGATAGTGATTTGACGGTAGGTATGTTGCTGGTAGGGAGCGTAGCCGGTGGAACCTCGTCTAATGTAATGTGCTATCTAGCGAAAGGAGACACGGCGTTATCCATATCAATGACAGCTATATCAACCTTGTTAGGTGTTGTGCTAACACCGGTACTAGTCTCTTTGATGATCGGCCAAAGCGTTGATGTGCCTGTAGCGGGTATGTTGTTGAGCTTAGTAAAAATTGTGTTAATTCCGGTCGGTTTAGGAGTGTTGATTAATACATTTCTTCCTGGTGTGGTTAAAAAATCAGAACCTGCTTTCCCCTATGTGTCTATGTTTGCCATTGTACTTATCATTGCAATAGTGGTCGCGCTAAGTGCGCCTAAGTTGGCTGATATTGGCTTAGTCGTTGCTGCGGCTGTTGTTTTGCATAACACCATTGGTTTGGTGCTAGGCTATTGGGTAACCTTTCTTTTAGGCTTCGATGCCCGTGTATGCCGTACAATTGCATTTGAAGTAGGCCTACAAAACTCTGGGCTTGCCGCTGCTTTGGCTATTAAGTTCTTTACGCCAATGGCCGCGCTTCCTGGCACGGTGTTTAGTGTTTGGCACAATATTTCCGGCTCTTTATTGGCGAGTTATTGGAGCCGACGCCCTCTAGTTGAGACGCCAGAAACCAACGCTTCAAAAAGTGATGTAACAAGCTAA
- the mvaD gene encoding diphosphomevalonate decarboxylase, which yields MLSKAEVVARYLPETLQVKPSAEAFAPSNIALCKYWGKRDNALNLPVNSSLSISLGHLGTHTRLALSDSGEDKVLLNGKEQALDSPFAAKAIAFWDLFRRDQILPIEINTTNNIPTAAGLASSASGFAALTKAINEFANLNLPIDVLSAFARMGSGSACRSLFDGFVEWEMGQLEDGMDSHGIALEASWPDLRVGLVKVETGEKAVDSRSGMKRTVETAHLYQSWPMQAAMDIQKLRQAIADKDIDALGMTAEHNAMSMHATMIASWPPLLYWQPASVAVMQNVWGLREQGVSVYLTMDAGPNIKLLFEADQEAAIKAVFNDMEVVAPFAS from the coding sequence ATGTTGTCTAAAGCAGAAGTGGTTGCTCGTTATTTACCAGAGACCTTGCAGGTTAAACCTTCGGCCGAAGCTTTTGCTCCCAGCAATATTGCTTTATGTAAGTATTGGGGAAAGCGCGATAACGCCCTCAATTTGCCTGTTAACTCAAGTCTTTCAATCTCGCTAGGGCATTTAGGGACACATACGCGTTTAGCCTTATCGGATTCCGGTGAGGATAAAGTGCTGCTTAACGGTAAGGAGCAAGCGTTAGACTCTCCCTTTGCCGCCAAAGCCATTGCATTTTGGGATCTTTTTAGACGGGATCAAATTCTACCCATCGAAATAAATACCACCAATAACATACCAACCGCCGCAGGCTTAGCCTCTTCGGCATCGGGTTTCGCCGCGCTCACTAAAGCGATAAATGAATTTGCTAATCTCAATTTGCCAATAGATGTGTTGTCTGCTTTTGCCCGCATGGGAAGCGGTAGCGCGTGTCGCTCATTATTCGATGGTTTTGTTGAATGGGAAATGGGGCAGCTAGAAGATGGTATGGACAGCCATGGCATTGCTTTAGAGGCTAGTTGGCCCGATTTGCGGGTAGGCTTAGTGAAAGTTGAAACGGGTGAGAAAGCGGTAGATTCACGTTCGGGGATGAAGCGTACTGTTGAAACGGCTCATCTTTACCAAAGCTGGCCCATGCAAGCAGCTATGGATATTCAAAAACTACGCCAAGCAATTGCGGATAAGGATATAGATGCCTTAGGCATGACGGCTGAGCATAATGCTATGTCGATGCACGCCACCATGATCGCCTCATGGCCACCGTTGCTTTATTGGCAGCCGGCTTCGGTTGCGGTTATGCAGAACGTTTGGGGGCTTAGGGAGCAAGGTGTATCTGTCTATTTAACGATGGATGCAGGCCCCAATATAAAGCTGCTTTTCGAGGCTGATCAAGAGGCTGCAATTAAAGCTGTTTTCAACGATATGGAAGTTGTAGCACCATTTGCGAGCTGA
- the mvk gene encoding mevalonate kinase, with amino-acid sequence MSVIKASAPGSIMVMGEHAVLFGHRAIACAVDKRIYVSLAPRKDKQVSISSALASYESSLDQLTPEPQLSFVLYAIQQVAATLPSGFDLTIESEFSHTVGLGSSAAVTASVVAVLAKYAGDELDSFALFERALSVVHGVQGRGSGTDLAASVYGGLIAYTVEPREVMPLSGLPPISLFYCGYKTRTPDVLKIVERKANEFPDLYRQIYRLMNDTSEQAEQAIQVQAWDQLGALMNIYQGLLDALGVSDHSLCDIIYTLRGCDNVWGAKISGSGLGDCVITLGRTSDLPQALADKYEEIPVAISKKGTQCDVV; translated from the coding sequence ATGTCGGTGATTAAGGCATCAGCGCCGGGTAGTATTATGGTGATGGGCGAGCATGCGGTTTTATTCGGGCACAGGGCTATTGCTTGCGCGGTTGATAAAAGAATTTACGTTAGCCTCGCTCCGCGCAAAGATAAGCAAGTCAGTATCTCGTCAGCGCTGGCTTCGTATGAATCTTCTCTGGATCAGCTAACGCCTGAGCCACAACTTAGCTTTGTTCTATACGCTATACAACAGGTAGCAGCAACACTGCCTTCGGGGTTCGACTTAACGATTGAATCAGAGTTTTCACATACGGTTGGGTTGGGTTCCTCAGCAGCGGTAACAGCATCTGTTGTGGCTGTGTTAGCAAAATATGCGGGTGACGAGCTGGATTCATTTGCGTTGTTTGAGCGCGCTCTTTCGGTGGTTCATGGCGTGCAAGGGCGAGGATCAGGTACAGACCTAGCAGCCAGTGTCTATGGAGGCTTAATTGCTTATACCGTTGAGCCCCGAGAAGTGATGCCGCTGTCGGGACTGCCTCCCATATCATTATTTTATTGTGGCTATAAAACACGTACGCCTGATGTGCTAAAAATAGTAGAGCGTAAGGCCAATGAGTTTCCTGATCTTTACCGGCAGATCTATCGTTTAATGAATGATACCAGTGAGCAAGCCGAACAGGCGATTCAAGTACAGGCATGGGACCAGCTTGGTGCGCTTATGAACATATACCAAGGCTTACTGGATGCTCTTGGTGTGAGTGACCACTCCCTGTGTGACATTATTTATACCCTGCGCGGGTGTGATAATGTTTGGGGTGCAAAGATATCAGGATCAGGCTTGGGGGACTGTGTCATTACGTTGGGTAGAACCTCAGATTTACCGCAGGCCTTGGCTGATAAATACGAAGAGATTCCTGTTGCCATTAGTAAAAAAGGAACACAGTGTGATGTTGTCTAA
- a CDS encoding mevalonate kinase family protein produces MQARAPGKVILSGEHSVVYGAPALAVAIKKHTYVSFKPVTESKTINTLFAGISSGMHYPLHALSHLKHKLDNRFEQFLKGDLPVRGIMSQPDDLLVYAMTTLMHHLPVPGRVSSTSYLPMPGRLLSESDLPLGAGMGSSASAIAATLVLFEHLLDKPLTLDQRFEMIRFCERLQHGRGSAIDAATVTYGGLNHIQAGKVASIDQHLGAHWYWIFTGSPTVSTGECVQSVREHFEDDTALWNAFAAITRGFVDCVGDCNASKTRNPHIDLIKENHRLLQRIGVVPHSASLLIESIEADGGAAKISGAGATRGDAGGLVIAYQPDEQAMSQVMSQFPGYTWGAVEQDSQGACYVGD; encoded by the coding sequence ATGCAAGCTCGTGCGCCAGGCAAGGTGATTCTCAGTGGGGAGCACTCGGTCGTTTATGGCGCTCCTGCATTGGCAGTAGCGATCAAAAAGCATACCTATGTTAGCTTTAAGCCCGTAACAGAGAGTAAAACGATTAACACTCTGTTTGCGGGTATCTCATCAGGTATGCACTATCCTTTGCATGCACTCAGCCATCTAAAGCATAAGTTAGACAATCGCTTTGAGCAGTTTTTAAAAGGCGATTTGCCGGTGCGTGGCATAATGAGCCAACCAGATGATTTGTTGGTGTACGCTATGACTACGCTTATGCATCATTTACCTGTACCCGGTCGTGTCTCGTCAACGAGTTATCTGCCTATGCCGGGTCGCTTGTTGAGTGAAAGTGATCTTCCTTTAGGGGCTGGTATGGGGTCATCGGCTTCTGCTATTGCCGCTACTTTGGTGTTGTTCGAGCATCTATTGGACAAGCCTCTGACCTTAGATCAGCGTTTTGAAATGATTCGCTTTTGTGAGCGCCTCCAACATGGCCGTGGTAGTGCAATTGATGCCGCAACGGTTACTTATGGAGGCCTGAATCATATCCAAGCGGGTAAAGTGGCTAGTATCGATCAGCATTTAGGGGCGCATTGGTATTGGATATTTACGGGCTCCCCAACCGTAAGTACCGGAGAGTGCGTGCAGTCGGTTAGAGAACATTTTGAAGACGATACGGCGCTTTGGAACGCTTTTGCTGCGATTACCCGAGGCTTTGTGGACTGCGTGGGCGATTGTAATGCCAGTAAAACGCGCAACCCTCATATTGATTTGATAAAAGAGAATCATCGTTTGTTGCAACGTATAGGTGTAGTGCCTCATTCCGCTTCATTGCTTATTGAGTCAATAGAAGCAGACGGCGGTGCTGCGAAAATCAGCGGAGCTGGGGCAACCAGAGGGGATGCAGGTGGTTTGGTGATAGCGTATCAGCCAGATGAGCAAGCCATGTCACAAGTCATGTCGCAATTCCCAGGTTATACGTGGGGAGCGGTGGAGCAAGATAGCCAAGGAGCCTGTTATGTCGGTGATTAA